In one window of Gouania willdenowi chromosome 8, fGouWil2.1, whole genome shotgun sequence DNA:
- the dnm2a gene encoding dynamin-2 isoform X1: protein MGNRGMEDLIPLINKLQDAFSSIGQSCNLDLPQIAVVGGQSAGKSSVLENFVGKDFLPRGSGIVTRRPLILQLVNNKAEYAEFLHCKGKKFVDFDEVRAEIEAETDRITGSNKGISPIPINLRVYSPHVLNLTLIDLPGMTKVAVGDQPVDIEHQIREMLMQFITKDSCLILAVTPANQDLANSDALKIAKEVDPQGLRTIGVITKLDLMDEGTDAKDILENKLLPLRRGYIGVVNRSQKDIDGKKDIRAALAAERKFFLSHPGYRHMAERMGTPHLQKTLNQQLTNHIRDTLPGLRSKLQSQLLSLEKEVEEYKNFSPDDPTRKTKALLQMVQQFGVDFEKCIEGSGDQVDTNELSGGAKINRVFHERFPFELVKIVFDEKELRREISHAIKNAHGVRAGLFTPDLAFEAIVKKQIVKLKTPCLKCIDLVIQELINTVRQCTTKLGSYPRLREETERIVTTHVREREGKTKDHVLLLIDIELAYINTNHEDFIGFANIDFRRLDDGSFPGYSNNSAQQRNTAATKKRALPNQGEILVIRKGWLTLNISIMKGGSKEYWFVLTAESLSWYKDDEEKEKKYMLPLDNLKIRDVEKGFMSTKHVFAIFNTEQRNVYKDLRQIDLACDSQEDVDSWKASFLRAGVYPEKDQTEVEDTGPTDTFSIDPQLERQVETIRNLVDSYIGIINKSIKDLVPKTIMHLMINSAKGFIHSELLAYLYSSGDQNSLMEESADQAQRREEMLRMYHALKEALHLIGDISTSTISTPVPPPVNDSWIPETSPVTQHRGPHAAAPPPSRPPAVRGPTPGPPMNSTSAFGTPLNPSPAFGAPPIPSRPGPAVNAFNSYQDPFSAPPQIPSRPARIPPGVPSRRPPGAPSHRPTIIRPAEPSLLD from the exons ATGGGGAACCGGGGCATGGAAGACCTGATTCCCCTCATCAACAAGCTCCAGGACGCCTTCAGCTCCATCGGCCAGAGCTGTAACTTAGACCTTCCTCAGATAGCTGTTGTAGGCGGACAGAGCGCTGGAAAGAGCTCGGTCCTGGAAAATTTTGTTGGCAA GGACTTTCTTCCCCGCGGATCTGGAATTGTTACCCGGAGACCCCTCATTTTGCAGCTGGTCAACAATAAAGCAG AATATGCTGAGTTTCTGCATTGCAAAGGGAAGAAGTTTGTGGATTTTGATGAAGTGCGGGCGGAAATTGAAGCAGAGACTGACAGGATAACAGGCTCCAATAAAGGCATTTCTCCCATCCCTATTAACCTCAGGGTCTACTCCCCACATG TGCTAAACCTGACCCTGATCGACCTGCCGGGAATGACGAAGGTCGCCGTAGGAGATCAGCCAGTGGACATCGAGCACCAGATCAGGGAGATGTTGATGCAGTTCATCACGAAGGATAGCTGTCTGATCCTGGCAGTCACACCTGCCAACCAGGATTTGGCCAACTCGGATGCTTTAAAGATTGCCAAGGAAGTGGACCCACAGG GTTTGCGAACCATTGGTGTCATAACAAAATTGGACCTGATGGATGAAGGAACGGATGCAAAGGACATTTTAGAAAATAAGCTGCTTCCACTGCGTAGAG gtTACATTGGAGTAGTGAACCGCAGTCAAAAAGACATCGATGGGAAGAAGGACATTCGTGCTGCTCTAGCTGCAGAGAGAAAGTTCTTTCTGTCCCACCCCGGCTATAGACACATGGCTGAGCGAATGGGTACACCACATCTACAAAAAACACTTAACCAG cAATTGACCAACCACATCAGGGATACACTGCCTGGGCTACGCAGTAAGCTGCAGAGCCAGCTCCTCTCACTGGAGAAAGAGGTGGAGGAATACAAAAACTTTAGTCCAGATGATCCAACCCGAAAGACAAAGGCTTTGTTGCA GATGGTGCAGCAGTTTGGTGTGGACTTTGAGAAGTGCATTGAGGGATCTGGGGATCAGGTGGACACCAACGAGCTGTCCGGGGGTGCCAAGATCAACCGCGTCTTTCATGAGCGCTTCCCGTTCGAGCTTGTCAAG ATTGTGTTTGACGAGAAGGAGCTAAGGCGGGAAATTAGCCACGCCATCAAGAATGCCCATGGTGTGAG AGCGGGGCTGTTCACTCCAGACCTGGCGTTTGAGGCCATCGTGAAAAAGCAGATCGTTAAGCTGAAAACGCCTTGTCTCAAATGTATCGATCTGGTCATTCAGGAGCTCATCAACACAGTCAGGCAGTGTACTACCAAG CTCGGTTCTTACCCCAGACTCCGAGAGGAGACGGAGCGGATTGTCACTACCCACGTCAGAGAAAGAGAAGGGAAAACCAAGGACCAT GTTCTGCTGCTGATTGACATTGAGCTGGCCTACATTAACACCAATCATGAGGATTTCATCGGCTTCGCTAA TATTGACTTCAGAAGGCTGGATGATGGTAGCTTCCCAGGGTACAGCAACAACAG TGCCCAGCAGAGGAACACAGCTGCAACCAAGAAAAGAGCCTTACCCAACCAG GGTGAGATTTTG GTGATCAGAAAAGGATGGCTCACCCTGAACATTAGCATCATGAAAGGAGGCTCTAAGGAGTACTGGTTTGTCCTGACCGCAGAGTCCCTGTCCTGGTACAAAGATGACGAG gaaaaggaaaagaagtATATGCTGCCCTTGGATAATCTGAAGATTCGAGATGTTGAGAAAGGCTTCATGTCCACAAAGCATGTCTTTGCAATTTTCAACACAGAGCAGAG gaACGTGTACAAGGACCTTCGCCAGATAGACCTGGCCTGTGATTCTCAGGAGGATGTGGACAGCTGGAAAGCATCCTTCCTCAGGGCAGGAGTTTATCCAGAGAAAGACCAG ACGGAGGTTGAAGACACTGGCCCCACAGACACCTTCTCCATCGATCCCCAGCTGGAGCGGCAGGTGGAAACCATCCGCAACTTGGTGGATTCGTACATCGGCATCATCAACAAATCCATCAAAGACCTCGTGCCCAAGACAATAATGCATCTCATGATCAACAGT GCGAAGGGTTTTATCCACTCGGAGCTGCTGGCCTACCTTTATTCATCTGGGGACCAGAACAGCCTGATGGAGGAGTCTGCTGACCAGGCCCAGCGCAGGGAGGAAATGCTGCGCATGTATCACGCACTCAAAGAGGCATTACACCTGATTGGTGACATCAGCACCAGCACCATCTCCACCCCAGTACCCCCACCAGTCAATGACAGCTGGATTCCAGAAACCAG ccCAGTGACACAGCACCGAGGGCCACACGCTGCAGCCCCGCCCCCCAGCCGTCCCCCTGCTGTCAGGGGCCCCACACCAGGGCCACCCATGAATTCTACCTCTGCCTTTGGAACTCCACTCAACCCTTCACCTGCCTTTGGGGCCCCTCCCATCCCCTCCCGACCGGGCCCCGCCGTTAACGCTTTCAACAGTTATCAGGACCCCTTCAGTGCGCCCCCACAGATCCCCTCCCGTCCAGCTCGCATCCCACCCGGTGTGCCCAG CCGAAGACCCCCTGGTGCTCCCTCTCACCGGCCCACCATTATCCGCCCTGCTGAGCCCTCCCTGCTAGATTAG
- the dnm2a gene encoding dynamin-2 isoform X5, which translates to MGNRGMEDLIPLINKLQDAFSSIGQSCNLDLPQIAVVGGQSAGKSSVLENFVGKDFLPRGSGIVTRRPLILQLVNNKAEYAEFLHCKGKKFVDFDEVRAEIEAETDRITGSNKGISPIPINLRVYSPHVLNLTLIDLPGMTKVAVGDQPVDIEHQIREMLMQFITKDSCLILAVTPANQDLANSDALKIAKEVDPQGLRTIGVITKLDLMDEGTDAKDILENKLLPLRRGYIGVVNRSQKDIDGKKDIRAALAAERKFFLSHPGYRHMAERMGTPHLQKTLNQQLTNHIRDTLPGLRSKLQSQLLSLEKEVEEYKNFSPDDPTRKTKALLQMVQQFGVDFEKCIEGSGDQVDTNELSGGAKINRVFHERFPFELVKIVFDEKELRREISHAIKNAHGVRAGLFTPDLAFEAIVKKQIVKLKTPCLKCIDLVIQELINTVRQCTTKLGSYPRLREETERIVTTHVREREGKTKDHVLLLIDIELAYINTNHEDFIGFANAQQRNTAATKKRALPNQVIRKGWLTLNISIMKGGSKEYWFVLTAESLSWYKDDEEKEKKYMLPLDNLKIRDVEKGFMSTKHVFAIFNTEQRNVYKDLRQIDLACDSQEDVDSWKASFLRAGVYPEKDQTEVEDTGPTDTFSIDPQLERQVETIRNLVDSYIGIINKSIKDLVPKTIMHLMINSAKGFIHSELLAYLYSSGDQNSLMEESADQAQRREEMLRMYHALKEALHLIGDISTSTISTPVPPPVNDSWIPETSPVTQHRGPHAAAPPPSRPPAVRGPTPGPPMNSTSAFGTPLNPSPAFGAPPIPSRPGPAVNAFNSYQDPFSAPPQIPSRPARIPPGVPSRRPPGAPSHRPTIIRPAEPSLLD; encoded by the exons ATGGGGAACCGGGGCATGGAAGACCTGATTCCCCTCATCAACAAGCTCCAGGACGCCTTCAGCTCCATCGGCCAGAGCTGTAACTTAGACCTTCCTCAGATAGCTGTTGTAGGCGGACAGAGCGCTGGAAAGAGCTCGGTCCTGGAAAATTTTGTTGGCAA GGACTTTCTTCCCCGCGGATCTGGAATTGTTACCCGGAGACCCCTCATTTTGCAGCTGGTCAACAATAAAGCAG AATATGCTGAGTTTCTGCATTGCAAAGGGAAGAAGTTTGTGGATTTTGATGAAGTGCGGGCGGAAATTGAAGCAGAGACTGACAGGATAACAGGCTCCAATAAAGGCATTTCTCCCATCCCTATTAACCTCAGGGTCTACTCCCCACATG TGCTAAACCTGACCCTGATCGACCTGCCGGGAATGACGAAGGTCGCCGTAGGAGATCAGCCAGTGGACATCGAGCACCAGATCAGGGAGATGTTGATGCAGTTCATCACGAAGGATAGCTGTCTGATCCTGGCAGTCACACCTGCCAACCAGGATTTGGCCAACTCGGATGCTTTAAAGATTGCCAAGGAAGTGGACCCACAGG GTTTGCGAACCATTGGTGTCATAACAAAATTGGACCTGATGGATGAAGGAACGGATGCAAAGGACATTTTAGAAAATAAGCTGCTTCCACTGCGTAGAG gtTACATTGGAGTAGTGAACCGCAGTCAAAAAGACATCGATGGGAAGAAGGACATTCGTGCTGCTCTAGCTGCAGAGAGAAAGTTCTTTCTGTCCCACCCCGGCTATAGACACATGGCTGAGCGAATGGGTACACCACATCTACAAAAAACACTTAACCAG cAATTGACCAACCACATCAGGGATACACTGCCTGGGCTACGCAGTAAGCTGCAGAGCCAGCTCCTCTCACTGGAGAAAGAGGTGGAGGAATACAAAAACTTTAGTCCAGATGATCCAACCCGAAAGACAAAGGCTTTGTTGCA GATGGTGCAGCAGTTTGGTGTGGACTTTGAGAAGTGCATTGAGGGATCTGGGGATCAGGTGGACACCAACGAGCTGTCCGGGGGTGCCAAGATCAACCGCGTCTTTCATGAGCGCTTCCCGTTCGAGCTTGTCAAG ATTGTGTTTGACGAGAAGGAGCTAAGGCGGGAAATTAGCCACGCCATCAAGAATGCCCATGGTGTGAG AGCGGGGCTGTTCACTCCAGACCTGGCGTTTGAGGCCATCGTGAAAAAGCAGATCGTTAAGCTGAAAACGCCTTGTCTCAAATGTATCGATCTGGTCATTCAGGAGCTCATCAACACAGTCAGGCAGTGTACTACCAAG CTCGGTTCTTACCCCAGACTCCGAGAGGAGACGGAGCGGATTGTCACTACCCACGTCAGAGAAAGAGAAGGGAAAACCAAGGACCAT GTTCTGCTGCTGATTGACATTGAGCTGGCCTACATTAACACCAATCATGAGGATTTCATCGGCTTCGCTAA TGCCCAGCAGAGGAACACAGCTGCAACCAAGAAAAGAGCCTTACCCAACCAG GTGATCAGAAAAGGATGGCTCACCCTGAACATTAGCATCATGAAAGGAGGCTCTAAGGAGTACTGGTTTGTCCTGACCGCAGAGTCCCTGTCCTGGTACAAAGATGACGAG gaaaaggaaaagaagtATATGCTGCCCTTGGATAATCTGAAGATTCGAGATGTTGAGAAAGGCTTCATGTCCACAAAGCATGTCTTTGCAATTTTCAACACAGAGCAGAG gaACGTGTACAAGGACCTTCGCCAGATAGACCTGGCCTGTGATTCTCAGGAGGATGTGGACAGCTGGAAAGCATCCTTCCTCAGGGCAGGAGTTTATCCAGAGAAAGACCAG ACGGAGGTTGAAGACACTGGCCCCACAGACACCTTCTCCATCGATCCCCAGCTGGAGCGGCAGGTGGAAACCATCCGCAACTTGGTGGATTCGTACATCGGCATCATCAACAAATCCATCAAAGACCTCGTGCCCAAGACAATAATGCATCTCATGATCAACAGT GCGAAGGGTTTTATCCACTCGGAGCTGCTGGCCTACCTTTATTCATCTGGGGACCAGAACAGCCTGATGGAGGAGTCTGCTGACCAGGCCCAGCGCAGGGAGGAAATGCTGCGCATGTATCACGCACTCAAAGAGGCATTACACCTGATTGGTGACATCAGCACCAGCACCATCTCCACCCCAGTACCCCCACCAGTCAATGACAGCTGGATTCCAGAAACCAG ccCAGTGACACAGCACCGAGGGCCACACGCTGCAGCCCCGCCCCCCAGCCGTCCCCCTGCTGTCAGGGGCCCCACACCAGGGCCACCCATGAATTCTACCTCTGCCTTTGGAACTCCACTCAACCCTTCACCTGCCTTTGGGGCCCCTCCCATCCCCTCCCGACCGGGCCCCGCCGTTAACGCTTTCAACAGTTATCAGGACCCCTTCAGTGCGCCCCCACAGATCCCCTCCCGTCCAGCTCGCATCCCACCCGGTGTGCCCAG CCGAAGACCCCCTGGTGCTCCCTCTCACCGGCCCACCATTATCCGCCCTGCTGAGCCCTCCCTGCTAGATTAG
- the dnm2a gene encoding dynamin-2 isoform X3, whose amino-acid sequence MGNRGMEDLIPLINKLQDAFSSIGQSCNLDLPQIAVVGGQSAGKSSVLENFVGKDFLPRGSGIVTRRPLILQLVNNKAEYAEFLHCKGKKFVDFDEVRAEIEAETDRITGSNKGISPIPINLRVYSPHVLNLTLIDLPGMTKVAVGDQPVDIEHQIREMLMQFITKDSCLILAVTPANQDLANSDALKIAKEVDPQGLRTIGVITKLDLMDEGTDAKDILENKLLPLRRGYIGVVNRSQKDIDGKKDIRAALAAERKFFLSHPGYRHMAERMGTPHLQKTLNQQLTNHIRDTLPGLRSKLQSQLLSLEKEVEEYKNFSPDDPTRKTKALLQMVQQFGVDFEKCIEGSGDQVDTNELSGGAKINRVFHERFPFELVKIVFDEKELRREISHAIKNAHGVRAGLFTPDLAFEAIVKKQIVKLKTPCLKCIDLVIQELINTVRQCTTKLGSYPRLREETERIVTTHVREREGKTKDHVLLLIDIELAYINTNHEDFIGFANIDFRRLDDGSFPGYSNNSAQQRNTAATKKRALPNQGEILVIRKGWLTLNISIMKGGSKEYWFVLTAESLSWYKDDEEKEKKYMLPLDNLKIRDVEKGFMSTKHVFAIFNTEQRNVYKDLRQIDLACDSQEDVDSWKASFLRAGVYPEKDQTEVEDTGPTDTFSIDPQLERQVETIRNLVDSYIGIINKSIKDLVPKTIMHLMINSAKGFIHSELLAYLYSSGDQNSLMEESADQAQRREEMLRMYHALKEALHLIGDISTSTISTPVPPPVNDSWIPETSPVTQHRGPHAAAPPPSRPPAVRGPTPGPPMNSTSAFGTPLNPSPAFGAPPIPSRPGPAVNAFNSYQDPFSAPPQIPSRPARIPPGVPRRPTPRRTQW is encoded by the exons ATGGGGAACCGGGGCATGGAAGACCTGATTCCCCTCATCAACAAGCTCCAGGACGCCTTCAGCTCCATCGGCCAGAGCTGTAACTTAGACCTTCCTCAGATAGCTGTTGTAGGCGGACAGAGCGCTGGAAAGAGCTCGGTCCTGGAAAATTTTGTTGGCAA GGACTTTCTTCCCCGCGGATCTGGAATTGTTACCCGGAGACCCCTCATTTTGCAGCTGGTCAACAATAAAGCAG AATATGCTGAGTTTCTGCATTGCAAAGGGAAGAAGTTTGTGGATTTTGATGAAGTGCGGGCGGAAATTGAAGCAGAGACTGACAGGATAACAGGCTCCAATAAAGGCATTTCTCCCATCCCTATTAACCTCAGGGTCTACTCCCCACATG TGCTAAACCTGACCCTGATCGACCTGCCGGGAATGACGAAGGTCGCCGTAGGAGATCAGCCAGTGGACATCGAGCACCAGATCAGGGAGATGTTGATGCAGTTCATCACGAAGGATAGCTGTCTGATCCTGGCAGTCACACCTGCCAACCAGGATTTGGCCAACTCGGATGCTTTAAAGATTGCCAAGGAAGTGGACCCACAGG GTTTGCGAACCATTGGTGTCATAACAAAATTGGACCTGATGGATGAAGGAACGGATGCAAAGGACATTTTAGAAAATAAGCTGCTTCCACTGCGTAGAG gtTACATTGGAGTAGTGAACCGCAGTCAAAAAGACATCGATGGGAAGAAGGACATTCGTGCTGCTCTAGCTGCAGAGAGAAAGTTCTTTCTGTCCCACCCCGGCTATAGACACATGGCTGAGCGAATGGGTACACCACATCTACAAAAAACACTTAACCAG cAATTGACCAACCACATCAGGGATACACTGCCTGGGCTACGCAGTAAGCTGCAGAGCCAGCTCCTCTCACTGGAGAAAGAGGTGGAGGAATACAAAAACTTTAGTCCAGATGATCCAACCCGAAAGACAAAGGCTTTGTTGCA GATGGTGCAGCAGTTTGGTGTGGACTTTGAGAAGTGCATTGAGGGATCTGGGGATCAGGTGGACACCAACGAGCTGTCCGGGGGTGCCAAGATCAACCGCGTCTTTCATGAGCGCTTCCCGTTCGAGCTTGTCAAG ATTGTGTTTGACGAGAAGGAGCTAAGGCGGGAAATTAGCCACGCCATCAAGAATGCCCATGGTGTGAG AGCGGGGCTGTTCACTCCAGACCTGGCGTTTGAGGCCATCGTGAAAAAGCAGATCGTTAAGCTGAAAACGCCTTGTCTCAAATGTATCGATCTGGTCATTCAGGAGCTCATCAACACAGTCAGGCAGTGTACTACCAAG CTCGGTTCTTACCCCAGACTCCGAGAGGAGACGGAGCGGATTGTCACTACCCACGTCAGAGAAAGAGAAGGGAAAACCAAGGACCAT GTTCTGCTGCTGATTGACATTGAGCTGGCCTACATTAACACCAATCATGAGGATTTCATCGGCTTCGCTAA TATTGACTTCAGAAGGCTGGATGATGGTAGCTTCCCAGGGTACAGCAACAACAG TGCCCAGCAGAGGAACACAGCTGCAACCAAGAAAAGAGCCTTACCCAACCAG GGTGAGATTTTG GTGATCAGAAAAGGATGGCTCACCCTGAACATTAGCATCATGAAAGGAGGCTCTAAGGAGTACTGGTTTGTCCTGACCGCAGAGTCCCTGTCCTGGTACAAAGATGACGAG gaaaaggaaaagaagtATATGCTGCCCTTGGATAATCTGAAGATTCGAGATGTTGAGAAAGGCTTCATGTCCACAAAGCATGTCTTTGCAATTTTCAACACAGAGCAGAG gaACGTGTACAAGGACCTTCGCCAGATAGACCTGGCCTGTGATTCTCAGGAGGATGTGGACAGCTGGAAAGCATCCTTCCTCAGGGCAGGAGTTTATCCAGAGAAAGACCAG ACGGAGGTTGAAGACACTGGCCCCACAGACACCTTCTCCATCGATCCCCAGCTGGAGCGGCAGGTGGAAACCATCCGCAACTTGGTGGATTCGTACATCGGCATCATCAACAAATCCATCAAAGACCTCGTGCCCAAGACAATAATGCATCTCATGATCAACAGT GCGAAGGGTTTTATCCACTCGGAGCTGCTGGCCTACCTTTATTCATCTGGGGACCAGAACAGCCTGATGGAGGAGTCTGCTGACCAGGCCCAGCGCAGGGAGGAAATGCTGCGCATGTATCACGCACTCAAAGAGGCATTACACCTGATTGGTGACATCAGCACCAGCACCATCTCCACCCCAGTACCCCCACCAGTCAATGACAGCTGGATTCCAGAAACCAG ccCAGTGACACAGCACCGAGGGCCACACGCTGCAGCCCCGCCCCCCAGCCGTCCCCCTGCTGTCAGGGGCCCCACACCAGGGCCACCCATGAATTCTACCTCTGCCTTTGGAACTCCACTCAACCCTTCACCTGCCTTTGGGGCCCCTCCCATCCCCTCCCGACCGGGCCCCGCCGTTAACGCTTTCAACAGTTATCAGGACCCCTTCAGTGCGCCCCCACAGATCCCCTCCCGTCCAGCTCGCATCCCACCCGGTGTGCCCAG GCGCCCAACTCCTCGCCGAACCCAGTGGTGA
- the dnm2a gene encoding dynamin-2 isoform X6 has protein sequence MGNRGMEDLIPLINKLQDAFSSIGQSCNLDLPQIAVVGGQSAGKSSVLENFVGKDFLPRGSGIVTRRPLILQLVNNKAEYAEFLHCKGKKFVDFDEVRAEIEAETDRITGSNKGISPIPINLRVYSPHVLNLTLIDLPGMTKVAVGDQPVDIEHQIREMLMQFITKDSCLILAVTPANQDLANSDALKIAKEVDPQGLRTIGVITKLDLMDEGTDAKDILENKLLPLRRGYIGVVNRSQKDIDGKKDIRAALAAERKFFLSHPGYRHMAERMGTPHLQKTLNQQLTNHIRDTLPGLRSKLQSQLLSLEKEVEEYKNFSPDDPTRKTKALLQMVQQFGVDFEKCIEGSGDQVDTNELSGGAKINRVFHERFPFELVKIVFDEKELRREISHAIKNAHGVRAGLFTPDLAFEAIVKKQIVKLKTPCLKCIDLVIQELINTVRQCTTKLGSYPRLREETERIVTTHVREREGKTKDHVLLLIDIELAYINTNHEDFIGFANAQQRNTAATKKRALPNQVIRKGWLTLNISIMKGGSKEYWFVLTAESLSWYKDDEEKEKKYMLPLDNLKIRDVEKGFMSTKHVFAIFNTEQRNVYKDLRQIDLACDSQEDVDSWKASFLRAGVYPEKDQTEVEDTGPTDTFSIDPQLERQVETIRNLVDSYIGIINKSIKDLVPKTIMHLMINSAKGFIHSELLAYLYSSGDQNSLMEESADQAQRREEMLRMYHALKEALHLIGDISTSTISTPVPPPVNDSWIPETR, from the exons ATGGGGAACCGGGGCATGGAAGACCTGATTCCCCTCATCAACAAGCTCCAGGACGCCTTCAGCTCCATCGGCCAGAGCTGTAACTTAGACCTTCCTCAGATAGCTGTTGTAGGCGGACAGAGCGCTGGAAAGAGCTCGGTCCTGGAAAATTTTGTTGGCAA GGACTTTCTTCCCCGCGGATCTGGAATTGTTACCCGGAGACCCCTCATTTTGCAGCTGGTCAACAATAAAGCAG AATATGCTGAGTTTCTGCATTGCAAAGGGAAGAAGTTTGTGGATTTTGATGAAGTGCGGGCGGAAATTGAAGCAGAGACTGACAGGATAACAGGCTCCAATAAAGGCATTTCTCCCATCCCTATTAACCTCAGGGTCTACTCCCCACATG TGCTAAACCTGACCCTGATCGACCTGCCGGGAATGACGAAGGTCGCCGTAGGAGATCAGCCAGTGGACATCGAGCACCAGATCAGGGAGATGTTGATGCAGTTCATCACGAAGGATAGCTGTCTGATCCTGGCAGTCACACCTGCCAACCAGGATTTGGCCAACTCGGATGCTTTAAAGATTGCCAAGGAAGTGGACCCACAGG GTTTGCGAACCATTGGTGTCATAACAAAATTGGACCTGATGGATGAAGGAACGGATGCAAAGGACATTTTAGAAAATAAGCTGCTTCCACTGCGTAGAG gtTACATTGGAGTAGTGAACCGCAGTCAAAAAGACATCGATGGGAAGAAGGACATTCGTGCTGCTCTAGCTGCAGAGAGAAAGTTCTTTCTGTCCCACCCCGGCTATAGACACATGGCTGAGCGAATGGGTACACCACATCTACAAAAAACACTTAACCAG cAATTGACCAACCACATCAGGGATACACTGCCTGGGCTACGCAGTAAGCTGCAGAGCCAGCTCCTCTCACTGGAGAAAGAGGTGGAGGAATACAAAAACTTTAGTCCAGATGATCCAACCCGAAAGACAAAGGCTTTGTTGCA GATGGTGCAGCAGTTTGGTGTGGACTTTGAGAAGTGCATTGAGGGATCTGGGGATCAGGTGGACACCAACGAGCTGTCCGGGGGTGCCAAGATCAACCGCGTCTTTCATGAGCGCTTCCCGTTCGAGCTTGTCAAG ATTGTGTTTGACGAGAAGGAGCTAAGGCGGGAAATTAGCCACGCCATCAAGAATGCCCATGGTGTGAG AGCGGGGCTGTTCACTCCAGACCTGGCGTTTGAGGCCATCGTGAAAAAGCAGATCGTTAAGCTGAAAACGCCTTGTCTCAAATGTATCGATCTGGTCATTCAGGAGCTCATCAACACAGTCAGGCAGTGTACTACCAAG CTCGGTTCTTACCCCAGACTCCGAGAGGAGACGGAGCGGATTGTCACTACCCACGTCAGAGAAAGAGAAGGGAAAACCAAGGACCAT GTTCTGCTGCTGATTGACATTGAGCTGGCCTACATTAACACCAATCATGAGGATTTCATCGGCTTCGCTAA TGCCCAGCAGAGGAACACAGCTGCAACCAAGAAAAGAGCCTTACCCAACCAG GTGATCAGAAAAGGATGGCTCACCCTGAACATTAGCATCATGAAAGGAGGCTCTAAGGAGTACTGGTTTGTCCTGACCGCAGAGTCCCTGTCCTGGTACAAAGATGACGAG gaaaaggaaaagaagtATATGCTGCCCTTGGATAATCTGAAGATTCGAGATGTTGAGAAAGGCTTCATGTCCACAAAGCATGTCTTTGCAATTTTCAACACAGAGCAGAG gaACGTGTACAAGGACCTTCGCCAGATAGACCTGGCCTGTGATTCTCAGGAGGATGTGGACAGCTGGAAAGCATCCTTCCTCAGGGCAGGAGTTTATCCAGAGAAAGACCAG ACGGAGGTTGAAGACACTGGCCCCACAGACACCTTCTCCATCGATCCCCAGCTGGAGCGGCAGGTGGAAACCATCCGCAACTTGGTGGATTCGTACATCGGCATCATCAACAAATCCATCAAAGACCTCGTGCCCAAGACAATAATGCATCTCATGATCAACAGT GCGAAGGGTTTTATCCACTCGGAGCTGCTGGCCTACCTTTATTCATCTGGGGACCAGAACAGCCTGATGGAGGAGTCTGCTGACCAGGCCCAGCGCAGGGAGGAAATGCTGCGCATGTATCACGCACTCAAAGAGGCATTACACCTGATTGGTGACATCAGCACCAGCACCATCTCCACCCCAGTACCCCCACCAGTCAATGACAGCTGGATTCCAGAAACCAGGTAA